The following is a genomic window from Salinibacter grassmerensis.
CAACGGTAAACTGGAGCACCGTGAGAACCTTGCGTAGGGTCATCCAGCCCAACCCGGGCGTCTCGCTCTGCGCACTGGCCTTGAGCACCCGCGCCGGACGGAATTTCGACAGGTGCCACGCCGGATAGAGGCCGGCCACGGCCCCCACGCCCAGCGCAAAGAGCAGGAAGGCCCCGTACACGAGCGGGCCCTGCCGCACGTCAATCTGAGCGCCGAGGGTCTGATGGATCGAGAGTTGGTTATACAGGGGCACGAGTCCCTGCAGGAGTACAAGCGCGAGGCCCAGTGCCAGCAGCGACACGATGGTGCCCTCCGCAACAAATTGCCCCATTACCTGCCGCCGCCGGGCCCCCACAGCTTTTCGGACGCCCACCTCCCGGGCCCGCGTGAGCGACCGGGCGGTCGATAAGTTGACGTAGTTGAAGGCGGCCGCCACCAGCACCAGCAGCGCCAGAATGCCCAGAAAGTACCCGATGACTGACGGCAGCATCCCCGTCGCAATCTCGTTGGGGAGGAGCTCGCTCAGCGGCAGTGCCGAGAGGGCCTGCAGCCGGAACGCCTCCGGCGGCACGCCCTCCGCCGACGGGGGTGGCAGGTACTGCTCCTCGATCTGCCGGAGGGTCGGCGCCAGGTCGGCCGGCGTGGTGCCGGGCGCGAGGCGGAGATACGTGTAGTAGGCATAACCTCTATCCCAGTCGCTCTCAATCTCCTCGGCCCGGGTCTGCTGGAGGGTGGCGAACGAATACAGCACGTCGAAGTCCAGGTGCGACCGATAGGCGTCGCGGTCCACGACGCCAGTAACGGTGAAGGTGCCCATCTCCTTAAGCTGAAAGGTGCGGCCCATCGGGTTTTGGTCCCCGTACAGCTGGGTTTCGAAGTCCTGGGCGATCACCGCGGTGTAGGGATCACTCAAGACCTCTGCCGCCCTTCCGGCCTCCAGCTGAAAGCCAAAGAGGTCGAAGAACTGCGGCTCGGCGTAGAGGCCCTGGGCACGGAATCCGCGGTTATCCTGCGACACGTTGCGGTCGGTGCGCCGCAGACGCGTGGCCGTTTCGAGGCCCGCGACCCCGTCCCGAAGTACCGGCGCCAGTCCCGCCGGCGACGGGGCGTACGGGTCCGGATTCTCCTGATGGGTGGTCGTGACGCGATGGATGCGCTCGCTGTCGGGATGGAAGTCGTCGTGCGTCACCTGATCCCAGAAGAGCAGGCCCACGAGCAGGCAGACAGCCATCCCCGCCGCTAGGCCCACCACGTTGATGGCGGTGATGCCCTTCTGCTTCCAGAGCGTGCGGAGCGCAATCTTGAGGTAGTTGCGGAGCATGGGATTTCAGACTTGGTGTTGAGGACCGAGGCGTTGTGATGCTGATGGGTTGAGGAAGCGAATCTCCTGAGCACCCACGCCCCTGAACCGGTGAATGCTATTCCTCCCGAAGCGCGGGGGCCGGGTCCACGAGGGCGGCGCGGATCGAGTGCACGCTCACGGTGCCGAGCGCGAGGAGTGCCACCACGATGCCGGCGCTCAGAAAGAGCCACGGCCCCAGATCCACGCGGTAGGCAAAGCCCTCCAGCCACGCCTGCGCGCCGAGATAAGCCCCCGGCGCGGCTACGACAAACGCGATGCCGACGAGGGCGAGGAAGTCCTTCGACAGCAGGCCAAGGAGGTGGCTCATCGTCGCCCCCAGCACCTTGCGGATGCCAATTTCTTTCCGGCGCTGCCGCACCGTGAAGGCCGCGAGTCCGAGGAGGCCCAGGCACGCCACGAACAGGGCCAGGCCCGCGAAGCCGCCGAAGATGGATGCGAGACGCCGTTCGGCCTGGTACTGGCGCTCGAAATCTGCGTCGAGGAAGAAGTGCTCGGTCGGATACGCCGGGTAGAGATCGTTCGACGTCTGCCGCAGGTGATCGAGGGCCTGCGATGCCTGACCGGGGCCTACTCGCATCGCTGCGTACTCGTAGCCTTCGGGGGCGAAGCGCAAAAAGAGAGGCTCGATTTTTTGTCGGAGCGAGAAGTGATGGTAGTCTTCAACGACGCCTACGACCTCGTAAAGAGTCTTTTCGTTGCGGCGCATTGTCTTTCCGACCGCCGTCCTGGGGCGATCCCATCCGTTCACCTCCACAGCCGTCTCGTTGACGAGTACCGGGCGCGGATCTTTTGCACCCCGGTCCCCTGGACGAAAGCCACGTCCAGCAATGACCTCCAAGTCGAGGGTTTCCAAATAGTCCGCATCCACGTCGTACCGGCGCAGGTCGCGCGTCTCGTCGTCGGGATGTCCCTCCGGACGCACCACAATGCCGTCGGCAATCGAGCGGCCCGGCACGCCGCCCGTCACGGCGGCCCGTTGAATGCTGGGCGCGCGCGACAGCTCCTGCTTCAGCGTGCGATACTGCTGGGCGACCAATGTGTCCGGCACCGGACGCAGGTCGGCCACGAGCACCTGCTTGTCCTGAAAGCCCAGATCCTGGCCCTGCATGTACGCGAACTGGCGGAGGATCACGGCGACGCCAATCACGAGGGCCATGGCCACGCCAAACTGAAAGACCACGAGCCCCTTACGAAGCCACTGCCGCTGCCGCGATCCGGTCAGGAAATCCTGAAGCACGCGCGCCGGCTGGAAGCGGGAGAGGACCAGGGCCGGGTAGCTCCCGGCCAGGACCCCCACCATGGTCACGCCCACGATGGCCCCTACGATTACCGTGGGGGCTGCCAACGTTGAGACCGAAAGCGTCTTTCCACTAACGGCGTTCACGAGCGGCAGGCCCACCGCCA
Proteins encoded in this region:
- a CDS encoding ABC transporter permease, which gives rise to MLRNHLTVALRRMRRHLGYTTINVLGLAVGLAVCACIGLYVADELSYDDFHPTGDRLHRVVTDLKGDDHVRELASTPQPVGPILERKYPEVETAVRLHNAREPTVKVGAQFYRDRSFFYAEPDLFESFGFTLQRGDSTALRAPRSVVLTERTARTYFGDQDPMGQTIVADETEYTVTGIVDDPPANTHLQFEGVFSYSSLSDSQQQSWGNINAYTYLVLSSGADVQSFEEDIAQFVDEETGGRVQEVLGMTSILSLQQVSDIHLHSDRRYALSESGDIQTVSLFAGIAVLVLLVACINFMNLATARSMDRAREVGVRKAIGATQSGLAGQFLAESVLTVLSGAVLAVGLVAVGLPLVNAVSGKTLSVSTLAAPTVIVGAIVGVTMVGVLAGSYPALVLSRFQPARVLQDFLTGSRQRQWLRKGLVVFQFGVAMALVIGVAVILRQFAYMQGQDLGFQDKQVLVADLRPVPDTLVAQQYRTLKQELSRAPSIQRAAVTGGVPGRSIADGIVVRPEGHPDDETRDLRRYDVDADYLETLDLEVIAGRGFRPGDRGAKDPRPVLVNETAVEVNGWDRPRTAVGKTMRRNEKTLYEVVGVVEDYHHFSLRQKIEPLFLRFAPEGYEYAAMRVGPGQASQALDHLRQTSNDLYPAYPTEHFFLDADFERQYQAERRLASIFGGFAGLALFVACLGLLGLAAFTVRQRRKEIGIRKVLGATMSHLLGLLSKDFLALVGIAFVVAAPGAYLGAQAWLEGFAYRVDLGPWLFLSAGIVVALLALGTVSVHSIRAALVDPAPALREE
- a CDS encoding ABC transporter permease encodes the protein MLRNYLKIALRTLWKQKGITAINVVGLAAGMAVCLLVGLLFWDQVTHDDFHPDSERIHRVTTTHQENPDPYAPSPAGLAPVLRDGVAGLETATRLRRTDRNVSQDNRGFRAQGLYAEPQFFDLFGFQLEAGRAAEVLSDPYTAVIAQDFETQLYGDQNPMGRTFQLKEMGTFTVTGVVDRDAYRSHLDFDVLYSFATLQQTRAEEIESDWDRGYAYYTYLRLAPGTTPADLAPTLRQIEEQYLPPPSAEGVPPEAFRLQALSALPLSELLPNEIATGMLPSVIGYFLGILALLVLVAAAFNYVNLSTARSLTRAREVGVRKAVGARRRQVMGQFVAEGTIVSLLALGLALVLLQGLVPLYNQLSIHQTLGAQIDVRQGPLVYGAFLLFALGVGAVAGLYPAWHLSKFRPARVLKASAQSETPGLGWMTLRKVLTVLQFTVAIVVIVTAALVYQQVQHMEQRDNAGVRTDHVARVALQDAPMTPFRQEARAVTGVEQVGAVRNLPLDGRTTTASLHSAHIADSFASIYYPADYEALRILDVPLTTTDEWSEARFEDGQVIVANKAATRTLGFESAKSALGAPVMMERRDTTRQVRIAAVTPNFYIRFSESPDQPVVFRYDPAGFRAAIAEVASSQEQAALTALSSTWQQFDSVNPPDVRRYDEIVRSGVVTPIAEAGGVLALVAALAALIGCLGLLGIATYTVQTRTREIGIRKALGATVPSVVGLLSKDFLWLVGAAGALGLPLAWWLNRLWLRSMAYRIEMGALPFVLSAAGLGVLAFLAVGSQTVRAAQTDPARTLRDE